One Stigmatella aurantiaca genomic region harbors:
- the rplK gene encoding 50S ribosomal protein L11: protein MKKVTGQVKLQIPAGKANPAPPIGPALGQQGVNIMEFCKQFNAKTQAEAKEGLIIPVIITVYQDRSFTFILKTPPAAVLIKKAAGLHTEKKKGSGAKKPGKEKVGQITRQQLEEIAKKKIQDTTAASLEAAMSTIAGTARSMGIDVVG from the coding sequence ATGAAGAAAGTCACTGGGCAGGTCAAACTGCAGATTCCCGCCGGTAAGGCGAACCCCGCTCCGCCGATCGGCCCCGCGCTCGGTCAGCAGGGCGTGAACATCATGGAGTTCTGCAAGCAGTTCAACGCCAAGACCCAGGCGGAGGCCAAGGAAGGCCTCATTATCCCGGTCATCATCACCGTGTACCAGGACCGGTCCTTCACGTTCATCCTCAAGACGCCCCCGGCGGCCGTGCTCATCAAGAAGGCGGCGGGCCTGCACACCGAGAAGAAGAAGGGCTCGGGCGCGAAGAAGCCTGGCAAGGAGAAGGTGGGGCAGATCACCCGCCAGCAGCTGGAGGAGATCGCCAAGAAGAAGATCCAGGACACCACTGCGGCTTCGCTCGAGGCGGCGATGAGCACCATCGCGGGCACCGCGCGCTCCATGGGCATTGACGTCGTCGGCTAA
- the rplA gene encoding 50S ribosomal protein L1, whose protein sequence is MPKIAKKFAAATALVDRNKRYSVNEGFQLLKKTVEARATKFDQTVDVAINLGVDPKHADQMVRGAVVLPHGTGAVVRVAVFAKGEKASEAEAAGADVVGGDDLAKRIEGGFLDFDTVVATPDMMGVVGRLGKVLGPRGLMPNPKVGTVTVDVRKAVADAKGGKVDFRAEKAGIVHVKMGKSSFTADKLEANFNTLVDLVMKLKPATAKGVYLKGIALSTTMGPGIKIDTTEILARHR, encoded by the coding sequence ATGCCGAAGATTGCCAAGAAGTTCGCCGCCGCTACCGCCCTCGTGGACCGCAACAAGCGCTACAGCGTGAACGAGGGCTTCCAGCTCCTGAAGAAGACGGTCGAGGCCCGGGCCACCAAGTTCGACCAGACCGTGGATGTCGCCATCAACCTGGGCGTGGACCCCAAGCACGCGGATCAGATGGTCCGTGGCGCCGTGGTGCTCCCGCACGGAACCGGCGCCGTGGTGCGCGTGGCCGTGTTCGCCAAGGGTGAGAAGGCCAGCGAGGCCGAGGCCGCCGGCGCCGATGTCGTGGGCGGCGATGACCTCGCCAAGCGCATCGAGGGCGGGTTCCTCGACTTCGACACCGTCGTCGCCACCCCGGACATGATGGGTGTCGTCGGCCGCCTCGGTAAGGTGCTGGGCCCCCGCGGCCTCATGCCGAACCCCAAGGTGGGCACGGTGACCGTGGATGTGCGCAAGGCCGTCGCGGACGCCAAGGGCGGTAAGGTGGACTTCCGCGCCGAGAAGGCGGGCATCGTCCACGTGAAGATGGGCAAGTCCTCCTTCACCGCGGACAAGCTCGAGGCCAACTTCAACACCCTCGTGGACCTGGTGATGAAGCTCAAGCCGGCCACCGCCAAGGGCGTCTACCTGAAGGGCATTGCCCTCTCCACCACCATGGGTCCGGGCATCAAGATCGACACCACCGAGATCCTCGCCCGGCATCGTTAG